The proteins below are encoded in one region of Dioscorea cayenensis subsp. rotundata cultivar TDr96_F1 chromosome 18, TDr96_F1_v2_PseudoChromosome.rev07_lg8_w22 25.fasta, whole genome shotgun sequence:
- the LOC120281846 gene encoding actin-related protein 5 gives MLSIDRPVRQSDYNRFSSTTPIVIDNGGSHFRIGWAGESDPRVIFRNTVQRPRHRATGETTTIVGDHDPALIKYFDCTRSSSRSPFDSNVVYQFEIMEYVLDYGFERLGAQGIQVDHPILMTECPCNPVSSRSKMAELLFETYGVRSIAFGVDAAFSYKFNQQLGICDEDGLVVCSGLTTSHVFPFIRGEPVLDACCRTNIGGYHVTDYLKQLLSLKYPQHMSSITWEKAEDMKMEHCYVAEDYLSELELFQKKTKEAEEKTRCWQLPWVPPPQEESPTEEELARKAALKEKQGQRLRDMAAAKRSVRIMELENELRGLEDLVQELDEMDEHEISSFLSNTVYSSRLEIESALQKVSQSLRKARGEPSDSEERVDVLSAEKFPLIGIPDEKLTPEQLKEKRRQTFIKTMSEGRSRAKQKRADEETQKEKQIHQDEEKRCENPELYLESLRAKHKELSERIEQRKRLKTNGSKTNGSQNLNGAGGRGERLNAAQRERMRLLTTAAFDRGKGEDTFGARDEDWQLYKLMSRDNDDEEDEEDEAELARVTSRLQDIDPTYIGPLQPTNISQPARITPQTAEDFQIVLGVERFRCPEILFQPPMVGVDQAGLDEMVGVLFRRLYGVDDAMKESISNSILVTGGSLLFPGLVPRLEAGVRKIRPYLSPIRVVRASDPILDAWRGASAYASASQFSSQTFSREDYYEKGEDWLRGYHIKYDL, from the exons ATGCTTTCGATCGATCGACCAGTGCGCCAATCCGACTACAATCGTTTCTCCTCCACCACCCCCATCGTCATCGACAATGGTGGCTCCCATTTTCGCATAGG ATGGGCTGGGGAGTCGGATCCCCGTGTCATTTTCCGCAACACCGTCCAGAGGCCACGGCATAGGGCCACTG GTGAAACCACCACCATTGTTGGTGATCATGATCCAGCgttgattaaatattttgattgcACACGGTCATCTTCCCGCTCACCCTTTGATAGCAATGTTGTCTATCAATTTGAGATCATGGAatat GTccttgattatggttttgagcGACTAGGTGCTCAAGGAATTCAG GTGGACCATCCCATACTGATGACTGAATGTCCATGCAACCCAGTCAGTTCTCGAAGTAAAATGGCCGAACTACTTTTTGAGACATATGGTGTCCGTTCCATAG CTTTTGGTGTTGATGCGGCATTCAGCTACAAGTTCAATCAGCAGCTTGGGATTTGTGATGAAGATGGTCTTGTTGTTTGTTCAGGGCTGACAACAAGCCATGTGTTTCCA TTTATAAGGGGAGAACCTGTCCTGGATGCATGTTGCAGAACAAACATTGGTGGATATCATGTCACTGACTATCTGAAGCAGCTTCTTTCACTTAAATATCCTCAGCACAT GTCTAGCATCACCTGGGAGAAGGCTGAGGATATGAAGATGGAGCATTGTTATGTTGCTGAAGATTATTTGTCTGAATTGGAATTATTTCAG aaaaaaacaaaggaagctGAAGAGAAAACCAGGTGTTGGCAGCTACCATGGGTTCCTCCTCCACAAGAAGAATCTCCAACAGAAGAAGAACTGGCTAGAAAGGCAGctttgaaagaaaaacaagggCAACGTCTTCGAGACATGGCTGCAGCTAAAAGATCTGTACGGATAATGGAGCTGGAAAATGAACTACGTGGTTTGGAAGACTTAGTGCAGGAGCTTGATGAAATGGATGAACATGAAATTTCATCATTCCTGTCCAACACAGTATATTCATCCAGGCTAGAAATTGAATCCGCTCTTCAGAAAGTTTCACAATCTTTACGCAAAGCAAGAGGTGAGCCTAGTGATAGTGAGGAGAGGGTTGATGTTTTGTCAGCTGAGAAATTTCCTTTGATTGGGATCCCTGATGAAAAGCTGACTCCAGAACAG TTAAAAGAGAAAAGGCGACAAACATTTATAAAGACCATGTCTGAAGGTAGGTCACGGGCTAAACAAAAGCGTGCTGACGAAGAAACACAGAAGGAGAAACAAATTCATCAAGATGAAGAAAAACGCTG TGAAAACCCGGAGCTGTATCTTGAATCTCTACGTGCTAAACACAAAGAACTCAGTGAGAGAATTGAGCAGCGAAAGCGACTGAAGACAAATGGTAGCAAAACAAATGGCAGTCAGAATTTGAACGGAGCTGGTGGCCGTGGTGAGAGACTTAATGCAGCTCAAAGGGAAAGGATGCGCCTCCTTACCACAGCTGCGTTTGATAGGGGAAAGGGTGAGGATACTTTCGGAGCTAGAGATGAGGACTGGCAACTCTACAAACTGATGAGCAGAGacaatgatgatgaggaggatgaggaggatgaGGCAGAACTAGCTCGTGTTACATCTAGACTCCAG GACATAGACCCAACATATATCGGACCTCTCCAGCCCACAAACATCTCACAGCCTGCACGCATCACCCCACAAACTGCAGAAGACTTCCAGATTGTTCTAGGTGTTGAGAGATTCCGGTGCCCCGAGATATTATTCCAGCCCCCCATGGTTGGAGTTGATCAAGCTGGCCTTGACGAAATGGTTGGGGTCTTATTCCGGAGGCTCTATGGTGTCGATGATGCCATGAAGGAAAGCATCAGCAATTCAATCCTTGTCACTGGCGGGAGCTTGCTCTTCCCCGGTCTGGTCCCCCGTCTTGAAGCTGGGGTACGAAAAATCCGACCTTATCTTTCTCCCATCAGAGTAGTGCGAGCCTCAGACCCCATTTTAGATGCTTGGCGGGGTGCATCAGCCTACGCATCTGCCTCACAATTCTCTTCTCAGACTTTTAGCAGGGAAGACTACTATGAGAAGGGGGAGGACTGGCTGAGGGGGTACCACATCAAGTATGATCTCTGA
- the LOC120281991 gene encoding cyclin-dependent protein kinase inhibitor SMR4-like translates to MASDAEIGEMEGWETPKRGECRIPAVISCPPPPKKKSPAFTKRRDPPKNGYFHPPDLEALFALAPRQREACA, encoded by the coding sequence ATGGCGAGCGACGCGGAGATCGGCGAGATGGAGGGCTGGGAAACGCCGAAGAGAGGAGAGTGCCGGATTCCGGCCGTGATCTCTTGTCCACCACCACCGAAGAAGAAGTCTCCGGCGTTCACGAAGAGGAGAGATCCGCCGAAGAATGGCTACTTCCACCCACCTGATCTCGAGGCGCTTTTCGCCCTAGCGCCACGCCAGAGAGAGGCTTGCGCTTGA